The DNA segment TCGCGGCCCTGAGCTGCTCGATCACCGCAAGCTGCTGCGCCTGGCGATGAGTCGCGGTGTACAGCGCGATCCGCTCGATGGCGACGCTCAGCTCAGCGGCGATCGACTCAAGCAGCGCCCGATCGCCCGGCCCAAGCCGCTGCTCATGCGTCGACTCGACGTTGAGCACGCCGTACACGGTTTGCTCGCAGTACAGCGGCACGGCGATCTCGGACATTACGCCCGGCATCGCCGCGAGAAACTCAGGATACCCGCGCACATCCGCCACCCAGATGGTCTGCCGCTGCCGTACCGCGCGGGCCATGATCCCGGTTGTGATCGGCACGCGCTGAATAATGTTGGTGTACCCCACCTGATGCTTACAATGCAGGGTGTCGGACTCCAGAAGATAGATGCTGACGAGCGAGTAGCCGTAGCGCAGCGCGATCTGCTCCACGGCCTGACTTAGCAGGGAATCCAGGTCAAGTGTGTGACCGATCATCGCACGGATGCTGTCGAGCAGACGTGCATTACACTCCATCCGCTGAAGCCTGGTGTTCGCCACCATTCGCTGGAGCGAAAGCTGAATGCTGCGGCTGGCGAGCGTGAGCGCGCGCTGCTCGTCCTCGCGCCATGCCGCCACCAGCCCGGAGCCGAGACATAAAACTGCGGAGCCGTCCGCTACCGACAGCGGCAAGACGGCATAGCGGCCTTCGAGCGCTGTGCATGAGCGCGCGGCAACCTGGACTATCTCCGGGGCCTGTCTCACGTCCTCGCCGATCAGGCGGGCTGTCAGCTCGAAGAGGGGCTTGATCCCGGCAGGCACGCATACCTGCTCGATCGAGGTTGGCGGATCGAGCTGCCAGCAGTACACTTCCAGTTCGGGCAAGCTCAGCAGCAGCGCAGCCCATTCATGAGCTATGAGGTTGGGCAGGCAGGCCTGGATCGTAGCGCAAAGACCGGCTACATCAGCAACGGATGCGAGCGCGTTCAGCAGGCGAGCTAGGGGGTCGGCATCGTCTTCAGAGAGCGCACCACCCGATGAGCATGAGTTGAGCAGCGTAACATGCGCAGGTGGTGCAGGACGATGCGCAGACATACTCTTCTGCTCCAAGTATAAGACAGCGGCTCGTCGTTCAGCCGCATCGTGAAATAAACCAGCAGTGGCGTAGCGTGGTGCAACCTTGAGCCGATAGCCCGCCATAGAGTAGTGTACCAGCCGCCCACGCTTCGCTCAAATCGCTGTCGTGCGACATGCTTGATTTTTGCGGCTCCGTTGGTCTTAGCTTAGCATGACCAATCAGCCTTGCCCACGCAGGACCTTTACTTTTTGTTAACAGCGCCCATGGCAACAACCGAGCCACAGCAATCGCACAGCGCGGCCAGACAGCACCAGCATTATCCACCACCCGTCAAGCGCGCGCGGATCGACACGCCCGCCAGGAACAGCGCGACGATCGCGTAGATCAGCGTCTCGTAGCGCGTCGCGCGGCCACGGGTAAACGAAAATGCCGCCGGGAGCGCGACGATCGAAACCGTGCCGTACAGGATGTGCAGGATGCCGCGCGCGGGAGCGCCGCCCATGATATACAGCAGGACGCCCAGCACGCCCTGGGCGATCACCAGGCCCTCCCCGACCGCCAGGCCGCCCCAGTAGGAGCCGGTCACGCCCTCGCCGCGCACGAAATTCCACAGGCCCCACAGCCCAAGCGCCAGCATGAACAGCAGCATTGTGATACTCAGGCGATTGTGGATGAAGATGATATTTTCCATAGCTCTTTCAACTCGCAGACAAAACTCAAGATCGCGTCGCAGCGCCATCCGTCGTCGAGACGGCAGACCATCCGGCGACGCGCTGTGCGGCATAATCGCATAGATCGGCGAGCGGGCAGCGACCGCAGGCTGGCCGCTGCGCGTGACAGATCTGGCGACCATGCAAGATCATGTTGACGTGGAACGCATAGACCTGCTCAGGCGGCAATGCCCGCTCCAGCAGATCGTGGGCCGCGTCGGCGCTCACGCTGGGGCCGATCAGGCCGAGGCGTTGCGAGACGCGATGTACATGCGTATCGACCGGCAGCGCGGGCATGTCGCAGGCAAAGCACAGCACGCACGCCGCGGTCTTCGGCCCGATACCCGGCAGCGAGGTCAGCCAGCGCTTGGCCTCGGCCATCGGCAGATCGCGCAAGAAGGCCAGATCGAACGCGCCGCGCCGATCGAGGATCTGCTGAAGCACCTGCTGGATGCGCGGCGCTTTGATGTTGCCTAGGCCCGCCGGTTTGATCACCTCGTACAGCTCGCGCGTATCCGCCGCCAGCACGTCCTCCCAGGTGCGGTAGCGCGCCCTGAGCAGCCGCCAGGCTCGACCGCTGTTGCGATCGGAGGTGTTCTGCGACAGGATCGTCAGGATCAGCTCGTCGAGCGGATCGCGGGCGCTGTAGCGCTCACGCGGGCCGTAGCACTCGGCCAGGCGCTGGTTGACGAGGGCAACTTTAGCTGCGTCGGCGGCAGGTGACATACGTTCTGCCTTTCTAGCGTGCCGTCAGACCAGAGAACAAAGGAACCGGGTGCCAGGCGGGTGCCCATGCCCAGAGGGCACCCGCCTGGGCACCCGCCTGGGCGCCCAGCGCACAAGAGAACAAGGGAACAAAGGGGACGGAGAACTAAGCACCAAGAACCGAGGGGACGACAACGTGGAACTTGAAGCCTGGAACTTTCGACTTCCTGATCCCCGACCCCTGACCCCTCGCTATTTCCCCAACATGCTCGTTGATTCTGCATGGCAGACGACAAAGCGGCTGACAATCTGAAACTGCTTTTCAACATTATTATACCCGGTTTATCCGCGCCGGGCTGTCGGCTCAATCCTACCACAGCGATCGTTATGCTCGTAGCAGCTCATGGCATGGCCGCGCGTAGCGAGCGGGAACGAGCGCGCAAACCTTCTTCTGCTTTGGATTGTCTTCTTTGTGGTTGCAAGCCAGGAAAGGTTAAGAAATCTTGATTCGTCTAAGGGCTAGACGCAGCCAAAAGCGGGTATTACCCATCGATCGACGACGTTTGACCGACGGGGATGCCCTGGTAGAAGGAGGTGATACGACAACTGTACGTTAGCTAGCCCAGTCGCGTATGAGGCGATGCACCGCCCACCAGGCACGCCTCACATCGACGCTGCATGCACCGGACGTTAAGCCTGTACATCGGCCCCCCAGAACGTTCCCCCCAAGCTGCGAATACAAAACCGATGACAGCGCGCACGCTGCGCGCCCAATCAACCGCGCATTCGCTGGTTTTTCCTATGGCATGGTACGTTTTGGAGACACTTCATGAAACGATTCGTCCGTTTGTTCACTGTTGGCCTGTTCATGACGAGTGCCCTCGTCACGCCGGAGGTCTTTGGACAGCCGACCGCCTCGACGCTTGCTCCGCTGACCCGCGCGAGCAGCAGCGCGCTTCCCGATCAGTATATCGTCGTGCTGAAGGATAGCCCAACCGCCAATGCAAGGGCCATAGCCGCCGATGTGGGCACGAGCCCGAAGTATGTGTATGCGGCGGCGATCAATGGATTTGCAGCGGAGTTGAACGCCGGGCAGCTCAATGCCATTCGACGCAACCCCAACGTCGCCTACGTCGAGCAGGATCAGGTGGTCCAGGCCGACTCGACGCAATTCATGGACCCCAACGGCGATCCGTGGGGCCTCGACCGCATCGATCAGCGCAATCCGCCGCTGTCGGGCAGCTTCAGCTACTACCGAACCGGCGCGGGTGTTCATGCCTACATCATCGACACGGGCATTGCTCAACATACGGACTTTGGCACGCGCCGGTCAACCATTGGTTACACGGCGATAGCCGACGGCAACGGTATCAACGATTGCAACGGGCACGGCACGCATGTCGCCGGTACCGTAGGCGGCACGATCTACGGCGTCGCCAAGAGCGTTACGCTGCATTCGGTGCGCGTGCTCAATTGTTCTGGCTCTGGCACCATCTCAGGCGTAGTTGCGGGCGTGGACTATGTGCGGCTGAACGCGATCAAGCCGGCGGTGGCGAATATGTCGCTGGGTAGTGCGGCCAGTACGGCGCTCAACTCGGCGGTCGCCAACCTGATCGGCTCCGGCGTCTTCACGGCGGTCGCGGCTGGCAATAACAACGCCGATGCCTGCAACTATTCGCCCTCTGGCGTCGCAACCGCCTACACGGTCGCCGCATCGGACAAGAACGACAATCGCGCGTCATTTTCCGCCTACGGGCCGTGTATCGATGGCTACGCGCCGGGCGTTCTGATCAAGTCGGACTGGCTGAACAACGGCGTTAATACCATCAGCGGCACCTCGATGGCATCGCCGCATGTCGCGGGCTGCGCCGCGCAGTACCTCCAGGCCAATCCCAACGTGACGCCTGCGCAGATCACGACCTGGCTCAACAATACCGCGACGCCGAGCGTGATCATCGGCAACCCGGCGAACACAGTAAACCGGCTGCTCTACTGCTATCGCGGCGATGTCTGGATCAAAGATCACGCACTCGACACAGGTCTTGAACCCGATCCGGCGGTCCCGGCAGACATCTGGCACAGCCCGGACATCTGGAACCGTCACAATCCCGATAGCGGATTGACGCACCAGGCACCTCAGCTCGGATCGAACAATTTCTACGCCTACGTGCGCAACCGTGGCCTTGGCCCCGACACCGGAACGCTCGAATTCTATATCCACAAGTCCGGAACCAATTCAACGTGGACGTGGGTCGGCTCGATATCGCTCACTCTGCTGCCGGGCCAGGTCCAACTGGTGAGCGTGCCCTGGACCGCCACATCAGCAGGAAAATACTGCGTCCAGGCCCGCTGGATTTCGAGCACCGATCCGATGGCCTATCCGGGGCCGATTGACTCAAACTTCGTTCGCATCAACAATAATGTTGCGCAGCGGAACATGGAGAAGATCTTTCCAGCCTTTGGATCTCAAGACAATATTGATCTCGTCGTTCGGAATCCAGCGCCTCTTCTCGAAGCACAGCGCCTGGTCTTCGGCGAGCC comes from the Herpetosiphonaceae bacterium genome and includes:
- the nth gene encoding endonuclease III gives rise to the protein MSPAADAAKVALVNQRLAECYGPRERYSARDPLDELILTILSQNTSDRNSGRAWRLLRARYRTWEDVLAADTRELYEVIKPAGLGNIKAPRIQQVLQQILDRRGAFDLAFLRDLPMAEAKRWLTSLPGIGPKTAACVLCFACDMPALPVDTHVHRVSQRLGLIGPSVSADAAHDLLERALPPEQVYAFHVNMILHGRQICHAQRPACGRCPLADLCDYAAQRVAGWSAVSTTDGAATRS
- a CDS encoding S8 family peptidase, with amino-acid sequence MKRFVRLFTVGLFMTSALVTPEVFGQPTASTLAPLTRASSSALPDQYIVVLKDSPTANARAIAADVGTSPKYVYAAAINGFAAELNAGQLNAIRRNPNVAYVEQDQVVQADSTQFMDPNGDPWGLDRIDQRNPPLSGSFSYYRTGAGVHAYIIDTGIAQHTDFGTRRSTIGYTAIADGNGINDCNGHGTHVAGTVGGTIYGVAKSVTLHSVRVLNCSGSGTISGVVAGVDYVRLNAIKPAVANMSLGSAASTALNSAVANLIGSGVFTAVAAGNNNADACNYSPSGVATAYTVAASDKNDNRASFSAYGPCIDGYAPGVLIKSDWLNNGVNTISGTSMASPHVAGCAAQYLQANPNVTPAQITTWLNNTATPSVIIGNPANTVNRLLYCYRGDVWIKDHALDTGLEPDPAVPADIWHSPDIWNRHNPDSGLTHQAPQLGSNNFYAYVRNRGLGPDTGTLEFYIHKSGTNSTWTWVGSISLTLLPGQVQLVSVPWTATSAGKYCVQARWISSTDPMAYPGPIDSNFVRINNNVAQRNMEKIFPAFGSQDNIDLVVRNPAPLLEAQRLVFGEPREQWQDPFVRRGRLTIDLGQELFDRWMQGGGRGQGFERVGATQFVLVDPAGAVFDGLMMEPGREFAVQLTFEALATAADDQPYIVDAVQYTSGKGELVGGVRYEVYLPRQ